A single Triticum dicoccoides isolate Atlit2015 ecotype Zavitan chromosome 2A, WEW_v2.0, whole genome shotgun sequence DNA region contains:
- the LOC119359376 gene encoding dynein light chain LC6, flagellar outer arm-like — protein MLEGKATMEDTDMPAKMQLQAMSAASRALDRFDVLDCWSITAHIKKESDMIHGPGWQCVVGCSFGCYFTHSKGSFIYFKFELLRFLVFKGMADEQPLPC, from the exons ATGCTGGAAGGGAAGGCAACGATGGAGGACACCGACATGCCGGCCAAGATGCAGCTGCAGGCCATGTCGGCGGCGTCCAGGGCGCTCGACCGCTTCGACGTCCTCGACTGCTGGAGCATCACGGCGCACATCAAGAAG GAGTCCGACATGATCCATGGCCCGGGGTGGCAGTGCGTGGTGGGCTGCAGCTTCGGCTGCTACTTCACGCACAGCAAGGGGAGCTTCATATACTTCAAGTTCGAGTTGCTCAGGTTCCTCGTCTTCAAAGGCATGGCGGATGAGCAACCGCTGCCGTGCTGA